From Candidatus Bathyarchaeia archaeon:
GGACGGGGATTTGGCGCCGCTCCCGGAGATAGTTAAAATTGCGAAAGAGCATGGTGCCGGCGTCTATGTGGATGATGCTCACGGTGAGGGCGTGCTGGGTGAGGGCGGACGTGGAATAGTAAGCCACTTCGGACTGAGACGGGATGAGGTTCACGTGGAAATGGGCACGTTCTCAAAGGCTTTCGGCGTCATAGGCGGACACATCACGGGAAGTGAGGAGCTCCGCAACTTCGCCTACAACAAGGCGCGCACATGGCTGCTAAGCGGCGCCGTTCCACCGGGGGTGGCAGCGGCATGTATTGCGGCAATAGACGTCCTTGAAACCGAGCCTGAGCATGTGAGACGCGTATGGGAAAATCGCAACCACCTACTTGACGCATTGCAGGACGCTGGTTTTGATACTGGCAACACGGAAACCCCGATAATTCCTGTTATGTGTGGGAGAAGCAAGGCTGCCAGAGATTTAGCGGATTACCTCTGGTCGAAGGGCATATTTGTTCTGCCAATATTCTATCCAATGGTGCCAAGAGATAAGGCGAGAATACGCGTCCAAGTCTGCGCCAAGCACATGCCGGAGCAATTAGACAGGGCGGCTGAAGTTTTCAAAGAAGGCGGCAAAAAGCTTGGCATAATCTAAACCCTTTAAAACCTCCATTCCCTCATTTATATTTCACGCAATGTCAAAGAGCATAGCCGAAGAAAAACAGTGGCTTCGAGAGAAGATCTGGCGGGAGATGGAAGAGGCTGGAGTGGCGGCTTTTCCGCTTCCATGCTGGGGAAGAATTCCAAACTTTGTTGGAGCTGACGAGGCGGCTGAAAGGCTCCGCCAGATTGAGGAGTGGAAAAGGGCGAAGGTAGTTTTTGTCAATCCGGATTCGCCCCAGCGGAAGATTCGGGAAAACGCCCTGAAAGATGGAAAAATCCTAATAATGGCTTCTCCAAGGCTTCAGAGAGGCTTCATCCTACTGGACCCCGCAAAAGTGCGAGGAAAGGAACATTTAGCCTCAACGATCAAGGGCGCCTTTAGATATGGTGTTGAAGTACAAGACTTCCCAAGGCCAGACCTAATAGTTGAGGGTTCAGTAGCCGTAGATCTCGAAGGACATAGGCTTGGAAAAGGCCACGGCTACGGCGACACGGAAATAGAAATCATCAAAAGGAGGTTTGGGGAAATCCCCGTGGCCACAACAGTCCACGATATTCAAGTGGTGGATAAAGTGCCCTTCGAAGCAAAGGACGAGAAAGTTTCCATCATAGTTACGCCGACGAGGATCATCCGTGTGAATCGCCATTTACAGAAAACTAGAGGGGCCTAGCGTTTTTGCTGCGCTATATAGCCAAACGATGTTGGTTTTCAGCGGAGCTTTTCAAGAGCTCTGTCAACATCGCTTAGCCCAAGCCTTTTGAGAACATCCGACCTTGGTATGCCCCTCTCATCCCAGCCTACAAGCTCGTAGTATTTGCGTTTCTCCTCATCTACACGGGCTTTCTCGATGGTTTTGCCCTTAAATGGGCCGGAAGGCAAGGGCTCATAAAACCTTGGTGGATTGTCATCGTGGATTTCCGGGTTCCATTTCAAGTCCGGGCCGCCGAGCAATAGCATGGCTCTTTGCAGCTGGATTATCTTCATGGCCTTTTTGTAAACCCACTCTTCCTTTGTCAGTTCTATGCCGGTCACCGCCCTGTAAAACTCGAAGATCGTGGAGCTGGGCACGCCGAAAACATTGAAATAGCAGTATACGCTTGAATCATGGAAGGCCATCATAAGCTCGCTTCTAAAATCGTCCAGCGGCATGCAGGCTGTCGATGTATG
This genomic window contains:
- a CDS encoding aminotransferase class I/II-fold pyridoxal phosphate-dependent enzyme: MVERHPTRYLAEEYERLVRENLNWELKVLESACEPICIVNGREVLMLCANNYLNLATHPKVVNAMIEATRKYGAGAGSDRSIAGNMILHEELDKRLAKFKRAPASLTFQTGFMANQGLIPQLADKGDLIVSDELNHGSIIDGCRLSRADRAIYKHKDVEDLARIMEEAEKHDPPYNHIWIITDGVFSMDGDLAPLPEIVKIAKEHGAGVYVDDAHGEGVLGEGGRGIVSHFGLRRDEVHVEMGTFSKAFGVIGGHITGSEELRNFAYNKARTWLLSGAVPPGVAAACIAAIDVLETEPEHVRRVWENRNHLLDALQDAGFDTGNTETPIIPVMCGRSKAARDLADYLWSKGIFVLPIFYPMVPRDKARIRVQVCAKHMPEQLDRAAEVFKEGGKKLGII
- a CDS encoding 5-formyltetrahydrofolate cyclo-ligase — protein: MSKSIAEEKQWLREKIWREMEEAGVAAFPLPCWGRIPNFVGADEAAERLRQIEEWKRAKVVFVNPDSPQRKIRENALKDGKILIMASPRLQRGFILLDPAKVRGKEHLASTIKGAFRYGVEVQDFPRPDLIVEGSVAVDLEGHRLGKGHGYGDTEIEIIKRRFGEIPVATTVHDIQVVDKVPFEAKDEKVSIIVTPTRIIRVNRHLQKTRGA